In Hypanus sabinus isolate sHypSab1 chromosome 10, sHypSab1.hap1, whole genome shotgun sequence, the genomic stretch ACAACATCCCACAGTCTGAGCGGGACCTGTTCAACGGCAACTTTCCCAAGGAAATCCATTTCCACATCAAGCGCTACCCAGCAGCACAGCTGCCCATCACCCTGGAGGGGCTACAGGAATGGTGCCGACTCCGCTGGCTCGACAAGGAACGGCTTCTACGCACCTTCTATCAGGGAGACCGCTCTTTCCACAGCCTGGACCCAGGGCAGGACTTGAGTCCTGATGAGGGGGAGGACCAGAACCCGGGACTGGATCAGGAGCAGGACTGGAGCCCAGAACAAGGCCGCGACTTGAGTCTGAGTCAAGGACAGGATCTGAGCCTTTCGAGGGAACTGGGGCCAATTACAGCCCAGGAGGAAGGCCAGAGTCTTAGGCGCAGATGGGTCCAGGGCTGGAATAGACTGCTGGCTCGGGGGCGGGTGTGGTTTGAGGGCCGGAGGCGGGTCTCGGGGCAGTACCAGGGCCAGGATCTAAGCCTGAGCCAGAGCTGGAGGCCTGTGCAACCACATGTCCACATCCCCCCCTGCAAATCCCAGGGAAGGGTCTTCCTCATCAAGCTATTCTCGGTGGTGTACTGGACGGCATTTGTGCTTGGCGCCATGATGCTGCTCTGGTCCTACACATTAGCACGCTGGTACTTCTCCAGTGTAGTCATCTTTTTCATTCTGCAGGAGCGGCTATTTGGGGGCATCGAGATAATGGAAATGGCTGCCCAGAGGAGAGCTCAGCGCCACTCCAAGACACACTAACCCTGCGGCTGTCTCCCTCATCCATCTGTCCAATCCCAGATCTCCTTGCTCTGGTCTGGACAGTCCTGGAACTTCTCCCAAAGGTCTGGCAAATCCTGGGGCTTTCCCTAATGGTCCAACCAATCCCAGGGCATCTCCCACTGGATTGGCTAATCCTGGTGCTGCTCCCAACAATTCATCCAATACTGGTGCTTCACCAACCGGTCCGGCCGGCCCTGGACTCCTACTGGTCTGGCCAATTCTGGTGCCCTCCACTCCCCCACCAGACCAGCCAAACCTGGGATTTTCCCATCAATTTAGGCTGTCCTAAGACTGTTCCCACAGGTGCAGCCAAAACTGGGATGCCTCCCTCCAGTCCGGCCAATCTTGGGGCATCAAATTATGGATTCATCAAATCCGGGGTCTTCTAACAATCTATCCAGTCTCGGGCTTCTCCCATTCATATTGCTGATCCCAGTAATTCAATCCATCCAGCCCAGTTCCAGAATTATTTCTCTCAATCTGGCCAACACCACCAGAAATCACATCATTCTGCTAATCATGAGACACCATGCATAGGTCTGTCCAAAGGGAGACTGAACCtcagactacagatgctggaaatctgaggggAGGCCAGGTCACAATAGaacacccagcaggtcaggcagcgcctgTGGAGCGACGAGTGTAGAGCACGTTCTGCAGAAGTCTGTCAttgcacagatgttgcctgactggctgagtggtTCTGCTCTCTGATCTGGGAGCAGAGAAGAGGTGGGTATCTCTCAGTGTGACAGAGTAGGGAGGGAAGTGCTGCTTCACTGTGACCAAGGCTCCACTCTTTGTCCAATGGTTCTTACTCCAGCCTGGAATCGGAATAAACGCTCGGAGGCTGAGCGCCAATGAAAGCATCAGGCTGGTACAGCCGCTGGCAGCTCAGGGTTAATGTGTTTCGGACTCATACCCCAGTAAAGGTCAGTGTATGCATTGGGTCCACCCCTACTGAGGGTCAGACTGTGTCTGGGACATGTCTTCTAGTgagggttggtgtgtgtgtatggaggacccgtccccctgtgagggccAGTTCTGTGTGTGTGGATGACCTGTGAGCGtgcgtgtgggagggaggggtttccCCTTTGGTGAAGGTccatgtgtggggggggggggaacccatCCTCAAATAGGGGTTAGCATGCATGTGTGTATTCTTCCCCCCACCaataagggtcagtgtgtgctgtgtgggACCCATCACCCAGTAAGGattggtgtgcgtgtgtgtggatCTGTACTGAGGTAGACAGGTTTGTTTCCGTGGTTCTACAGTGCACAATCTTGCACACTGGCATCAGACTGTGCACTTGAGACTGCTCACTGCTCTGTTGACCCTCTCGGTCCTTTTCCCTCCTCCTATCAGGTCTGAGTAAAGCATGGGTTGTCTGTAATCTGTGTGCACATTTAACGTTATGGATAACCGGGTTCCCCTGTGCCAGCTGGTTTTGTTCTTTGTGTGAGGGGGTGGTTTGCTGACTTTGGCGTAGTGTTGGAAGAGAGAATCTCTCAGTTTGCTCATTGTGTTGCATCTCTCCAGAGCTCTGCTAATGTTTGAGTGAGCAATGGATATTTTGGGAGCCATCTGCTGGCTCCTCTTGCGGATTGTCTACTTTTTATGACAAACACTAATGCCAATAAATACCTTCAGCTCTTCCTGCCCGTTCCATCAATGTCTCACTATAGCAAGGGGATCATCtacttaacccccccccccccccccacttcaggaCTTGGGATCATGTCATTGTTCTCGATAGGAGTCATGGGACAGGGCAAAGTGAAAGGTCTGGCCTATTTGCCCACTCCCCATCTTCAAGGCTTTCCCTGGCTCTATCCTGGAGTCTGCAATGGCAGAGCTTACACCCTGAGTGTGTTCCAGATATTGGACTGTTCTCACACACCTCTGGCCACGCAATCTTTCTTCCTGGCTGGAAATTGCAGGTCACCTTGTATTTGGTTAAGATTGGAACTACCTCAGGTAATTTCTCCATTTACTAAAGGTATGGAACAACATGGTGGATCCAGAGTTCTGGAATATTGATCCCAAAGTAACCATTTGAATCCtatctcagcatctgcagaattaaaATTCAAGGTATAAAATAGGACATTGAGATTAAAAGTCATTCTTGGCTACAGTAGGTATGACACTGGTGTGTCTTTGTAAACCCTGTCTGGTTTATGGAGGGAAGGCTGCAATCCACACCTTTCCTTGATCTCTGTCACAAAGATGCAAACAATTTATCTGTAGATGCCTGActtgatgcaggccaattaacataacTCCATTGTTTTCTGTTGATTAAACATGGGCCAACAAGATCTCACTGCTTGCTTGTTTACAACAAGATGTCAAGAAAGGAATATTTGTTAGATGTTTAACATTGTCACAAACAACTCTGACTCTGGAACAGTCATGCTACTGTGCTAGAAAACTGAGGTTTGCAGAAAGCCTCTTGAATATCCACCTTAAACCTGGCCCTCTTGTCTTGGgcacccccaccattggaaaagGATTTTAACAATTTACCCTGATAACAGATTCCTCTGCTCCAGGGAGAATAAACATAACTTATCCAGATACTCTATCAAACcaactttgtaccctttccagtgcaatCACACATCCTTACTATAgagcggtgaccagaactgtatgcagtgcTCCAGCTGTAGTCTGATCAGGATAACATGATGTTCCAGCTTTTCTATTCTGTCTCCCAGATGAAGACAAGCCTCTCAAATGCCTTCTTTGAGGTTTCTGCTGAAAACCTCGTGATTAATTGGTGAGTATCTCCTGGCTATGACACCAGCATTTAACTCACTCTCAGGAATCTATAATTCTACATATAATTCAACTCCCAAACCCTTGCATTAGATACCAGCTTGTAACCCACTCACAAAGATCTCCATTTCCCTTTATTTCCCTTCCCCAACCCCTTGATTTGATTCCAGCCTTTAACAAGATCCCAGGGTGTTTGTTggtctatatataaacccccgaacccttggattagatcccagcctgcaACCCATTTTCAAAGATCTGATATTCTATATATAAATGTCACTAGGTCAAATCCCAGCCTGTAACATATCAGGGGATTTAActttctatatataaaccctacCGAACCCCCTCAGTTTCacatctctctcctccctctccctcctcccctctcccttcttctgctcctctctcctctctcttctctttctcaccctcctcctctctctcctcctccctcctcactctgtctttccctcttcctcctcccttctccctccctcctcctctctctccctctccctctccctcctcctctctctccctctcctcctctctccctcttcctctctccctctcctcctctctctctctccctcctctctctctcccccccctctcttcccccttcctccctctctctttccccctcctccctctctctttccccctcctctctctcctgaCAGTGGGTGCAAAGGGAGGGGCAACAGCAAGGAGTGGGGGCACATGAAGGATGAGTCAGTTATTGAGAGGCTGGAATAATAAGACTAATAGATTGCCAGGAGTGGAGAGGACAGTACAAGGGAACATTTGGAGGGAGTGAAGGAGGTGGGTGGATGGATGCAGAGAGAAGAAGGGAAGAGAGTATGGGACAGATACCTGACATAGCAAGGGCAAGAGGGTGCAGAGAGCAAGGGTGAAAGGAAGGAAGAGGATACATTTGGTTTGGGGTGGCTGAAGGAGATAAGGAAGGGGAAAGGTGATGGAGGAGAGAGGCTTTGGATGTGGAGGGATTGAGGCtaggagggatgtgtttggaaggGGGGTGGGCCATTAGCGAGAGGGAAAAGGAAGATTGGGTGTATTCAGGAGGAGCATAGGGAGGTAAGGGGATGGAGAGGTGGGAAGGGGCAATGGAGGAGGATAAGGATGTGGACTGAACCAGGGTCTGTGGGTGACAGTATAAGTTGGATTAGTGGGTCAAAAGCTGGGCTATGTAGTGCACGTGGTGGAGATAGGGTCGGATTGGATAAATGAGGCACAGACCAAAACAGAAAGATGGAAGCAGGGTTCAGTCTTGAGCTGGTTCCAACGTCCAACAAGGTCGAAGAATGTGGTGTGAAACAGTGTTGATGGGTCACTGgtttggagagagagagttaatgATTAGAGAAGGTGAGATGTGATTATCAATGCCATACAATGTAGAGAAAGAATGGAACTTTTTGATTTGGAGATACAAGACTGCAGAAggtggaacctggagcaacacaaaatgctggaggagtactgcagttcaggcagcatctatggaagaaaactGACAGTTGGCGGTTGgcgtcaagacccttcatctggattgaaAGATGGAGTCGAGATAGCCAGTACAAAGAAGTGATCAAAAGCTGGTAGGGGATCAGTGGATCCAGCAGAGGAGGGGCTTATTGGCAAATGGATCAGGTAGGGAGGGAAGGGTACAGATGGTCATAGATAGGTGAGGGTAGGCAGATGGGAACTTTAGGTTCCCAGTAAGTGGAGAATGTGGATAATGTGCACTTGGAGAAAAGGGTAGTGAGAGTAAAGAAATGGAAATGGTGGTTGGGGGCATGGTTTAGAGAGAACAGGTTGTGTGACCAAAAGCAGAGAATCACTTGCCTGTATTACATCTGTATCCTTCTATATTTGTTGTCTGTTTGACTGTCTCTTAAATGAAGTGACTGAATTTGACTCCACCATGTTATGCAGTGATGCATTTTTGAAAGTTAAACCTTATAATCCTTACAACAGCTGATCAACTAGAGCAGCACACAGCATTCAGAATGCAGTCTCACTGATGACTTGTACAACTGTAACCTGATTTCCCAATTCCCTGTCATCAGTGCCTTGACCGATGAAGGAAAGCATGCCAAAAGTCTTCCTCACTACCCAGTCCCCGATAGAACTTCTCTGTCTCACATTTACTTTTATTTATCTTTTCTACTTTTGGAGAAAGGGTAACCCTGGGAaacatttttaaatgtttctagtGAGCTGTATTGCACTTTCCTTTTCCTTATCTGTACCATGGTCCTCTGCTGAATTCTTAGCTTAACCATTGATCAGCTTCAGTGCCTTTTGTGTCAGCCTGTTCCTTTGATTTTCTGCCATCTTAAGAGACAAGGCTGACCCAGTTTTTCCTGTTGCTGCCTCGAACCTTGAAGAGAAGTATGTTATTTGCAAGCTAAGTTTTAATCATCAAAAGTTAGCAATTGCTGGTTTACTGTGATAttttttcataagaccataaaacataagaacattcaacccattgagtctgctccaccaatctgtcatggctgatacattatcactctcaaccccattctcctgccatctccccttaACCTATGATGcctaaatcaagaacctatcaatctctgctttaaatttactcaatgtctgtggcaatgaattccatcgattcactaccctctggctaaagaaattcctaattCTTTAAATAGATGTccccaattctgaggctgtgctctctggtcctagactcactccctatacgaaacatcctctccacatccagtgtaCCTAGGATCTATCAATATTTGATGtttcagattccctctcattcttctaaatttcagtaagtacaggcccagaggcatcaaatgctcctcatacttgagtcctttca encodes the following:
- the lclat1 gene encoding lysocardiolipin acyltransferase 1, with translation MLSLKGTLILLLLFFSSLFGSVFMLSPLLPVMLVSVPWYRWITDRVVAIWFTLPVAMLELVLGVRVVITGDGFIPGERSVIIMNHRTRLDWMYLWNCLLRYSYLRMEKICLKSSLKSIPGFGWAMQVAAFIFIERKWERDREHLQLMLDHLCDIQQPLQLLMFPEGTDLTATTKGRSDEFAESRGFPKYEYVLHPRTTGFAYIVNQLRKGSNVDAIHDVTVAYPYNIPQSERDLFNGNFPKEIHFHIKRYPAAQLPITLEGLQEWCRLRWLDKERLLRTFYQGDRSFHSLDPGQDLSPDEGEDQNPGLDQEQDWSPEQGRDLSLSQGQDLSLSRELGPITAQEEGQSLRRRWVQGWNRLLARGRVWFEGRRRVSGQYQGQDLSLSQSWRPVQPHVHIPPCKSQGRVFLIKLFSVVYWTAFVLGAMMLLWSYTLARWYFSSVVIFFILQERLFGGIEIMEMAAQRRAQRHSKTH